GATTCGTAATTGTATTGAGGGCAAGTTTGGACAAGGTAAACGAAGATTTAGCCTTGGTAGAGTTATGGCTAAACTTCCTCATACTTCTTTCACCGCTATTGCCATAACTTTTTTAGTTATGAATCTTTCTACTCTGCTATTACGGCTTTTTTGTGTATTTTTTTGCCTATTTTTCAAAACTGAGTCTTTTTTTACTTCTTCTATTATCGAAACTGATATTTCATTAAACCTTAAACAACAAAAACTTATCTTTTTTCTGGACTGACTACTTAATCAATTTTTCTCTTCCTTTGAAATGACTTTTTCAGCAAGCCCTAAGTAGCTCAGTGTTAAAAATTATCGCTATGGCAAGGCAGGAGGCAGAAGGCAGGAGGCAGGAGGGTTATAGCCTTGTTTACCTTTCTTAACTTAGCTTTGTTTTTTCCCACCGACTTACTTAGTATCAGGCATTGCTGATGAGGATGAATCAATCAGATCGATTCATCCCTTCATGCAACAACTCCGAATTGTTAATTGCGATTAATCCGAATTAACTCGGTCAAAATGTTGTCCAAACTGCCATTAACTTGAATTTTTTCAATTTTTTCGGCAATTCGTTCCAACACTTCCAACTCTTTCAAACGCAACGCCACAGGATTATCTTCCATTACCTTGGCAGTATTTAACATACTACGGGTAGCAGCCGTTTCTTCACGACGGCGAATTACGTTTGCTTGAGCGGCTTTTTCGGCTTCTACAACTTTGCTTAAAATCGTCTTAATCTCACCAGGAAGAATGATATCTTTTACCCCAACGGAATCGATTTCAATCCCATAGTCGGCAGTTTTTTGACGAATGTATTCAAAAATACTGCTGTCAATTGCGCCCTTATCCTCCAGTAAAGCATCCAAAGTTCTCTCACCTACAGCGCCACGCAAGGCAAACTGCAATTCTTTATATAAATAGTTAGGAATATCCGATAAACCATTTTTGGCTCTCAGAGGGTCGAGAATGCGGTAGCCAGCCGTTAAGTTCAAGCGCAACGGAACTTTATCTTTACTGAGTATGTCCTGCCCGGCTACTTCTAAAATAGAGTAACGTAAGTCAAAAACTTCTGTACGCACAGAACGTCCAAACAACCACCATGCGTGCTTCCCAGATGGGAGTTGTGCTTGAAATTCCTGATTCACATATAGCAAACCAACGTGCTGTGTAGGTACTTCGCAAATATGTAAGTAATTGCGGCTTAAAACTAGAACTTCAGGTAAACCGGAAACTAACTCCGCAATAAGGCGAGTAGGTAACTTGGCATCGTTGCTGATGTCGATTACTTCTACCTCAACACCCCGCCAGAATAGCTTGCGGCTGGTTGGTGGTAGGATAGCAATGACTTTACCTTGATAACGTGCAATCGCTACTTGTTGAGTCTGCAATTGGACAATCTGGCAATAAGCCTCCACAAAATCAGGGTGTTGTTCAATCAAGATTTCTTCTAGTGGAAGTTCAGGATTAGGAATAATACGGCTGAAACTCCGTACCGAAACATCCTGATCAACAGACCAGAAAGCATACTCACCTGTTTCTAGTGGTCGGGAAAAATTATTCTGCACATATAGCAAACCAATCTCATACTCCAAGATGTGGAATCTCTTAATTCCATCCAAAGCAATTCCCCGCACCTGACGGACAAACTCAGCAGGTAATTCCAAGCCTTCTTCTAAATTGAAAAAATGAGCTTGTACCTCAATAAAACCACGCCAAAACGCTCGTAATTGATTTGGTTTTACACTTACCCAACTTTGACCCAAACGTACCAAAGCAGCCTGATTAAATGCCGTTCTGACTATGAGTAAATATTCCTGTAACTCTGAGGCGTGATTTCGTACTAATAGTTCTAAGTTTTCAATATAAGCTTCAGGTTTATTGAGGTCATAAGTAGTTACTCGCCAATGCCGACCAAAATAAGTGTAAGTTCCAGGCTGTAATATTTTCTTAAAATCACTACGATGATATAAAATACCGACTTCGTTAGGCTTGATGTAAAAAGTCTTCCACATAGAAATTAGTGTAAATACCATGATTATTCTGAATCTAAATAACGACCTTTATAACTTAGGAATTTTATTTTGTGCTACTGAATCTATAGTCTGCTCAATTCGTCTTAGCCTCGTTTCTGGACGTTTAGCGCTGGCAATCCAAGAGAGGATATTCTTCTTAGTAGAATTACTTAATCCTGCGAAATATTGATTAGCGATCGCATTTGCAGCTAAAGCCTGTTGTAAATCATCTGGAATAATTAATGCTTCTATTGCATCTAATGTATTCCATGAACCATCCTGTTTTGCAACTGCAATTTTTGCTAAACCAGCTTCAGCCATTAAACCTTGGTCAATAAGTTCTTGAATATATTGCTTATTCAATTTTGACCAGACACTTTTCGGTTTTCGAGGCGTAAATATCTGCATATAACTGTCCTCGTCCAAGGATTTAACTTTACTGTCAATCCAACCGAAACATAAAGCTTCTTTTACCGCCTCACTATATCGAATACTCGGTTTACCACTTTTGACTTTGTAATAAACTAACCAGATACCAATAGCACTTTGATAGTTCCTTTCCAACCATTCCCGCCATTCTTGGCGATTTGCTGCCTGAAATGTTTGTAATTGGTTATCGAAGTTAGGCATAAGGATAACTTAATTCATTACATGTAAATACTCAGATGGAACATGATCCACCAAATAAACCCCATTATCTGAACAATAAAAAGTAAATCCAGCTTGATACATAACCATAGCATCAATAGTAAAAATCACTGGTTTACCATGTCGCATTCCTACTTTTCGCGCAGTTTCCACATCTGTAGATAAATGCACATGGTGACGTGACATTTTTAGTAGTCCAGATTGCAAAATTGCTGGTACTGATTTCTCCCCTGTACCGTGATAAAGAATAGTGGGTGGAAGTTGTGGTTGTAGTTGCAAATCTACTTCCACACTATGTCCTTGATTAGCTCGAATTTTAGTTCCAGTCTCATCAAACGAAAAACGCTGCTTATCGTTGTTAGCAACAACCTGTTTCAATTCTGCATGGGAAATAGGAAATCGATGAGATTGACAAGCACTCAGTAACTCATCAATTGCTACCCAACCGCCAGGAGCCAAAACTAAACCAAGGCGTTCTGGTGTATGACGCAAATGCTTACTTAAAAATTTGCTGATTTTGACCTGGCGTTCTTGATTCATTGTCTCTCAGACTTCAACTTTCCATGCTTATACTACATATACTACATTATATTTTAAAACTCTGCAAATGTAGGTGTGGCAGTTCGGTTGCGGACGAGATGCGTCTTCAAAACTGGATTAAGATTGCTGCTACTCGCTTCTAGGCTACCCTTGGGTACTCTAGAATAACAGCTTTCAAATACGTCGTTCATTTTGCCTAATTGGGAAAATGAAGGAACATACTCAAGTTATGGAGAGGACATTCGCTCTAGCTTCTTCACTGCTACTATTGACCATCACTAGGTGATGACCAACAGTAAACCTACATCGCAGAGTTTTTACTAAAGTTAAAGGGGCTACTTTTACAGAGTAGTGTCTTTTAACCCGGACAGGGTTGGGAGAAAGTATAGGAATCGAACCTACAACAAATCGATCCGCAGTCGATCGCTCTACCAGTGAGCTAACTTTCAAAGGTGTTTGATTTTGACCAGATCAAACGGTGTAAAGCAGTAACCCATAACTTTACGGCATACGCTCAAGCCAGAGGTTGGCGCACCAGTTGGGCATACAGAACCCAAACCATAGCTCGGTAAATGTATTACTACCTTGTAATTCAATGTAGCACAGGAAAATTTCAGGTGGCAATGGATATAGCGGTTCTCAGTTGGGTGCAATATAGTAACAACAGTGAGTAAACCATCCAATAATGTCTTTTTTAGTCACTGCATCTAGGGCATTTGTGATAGCTTGATCTAATTCTTCGTAGGTTCTAGCAGCTTGCGAGCGCAAAAATTCTGTCACCTTAGACCAACAATTTTCAATTGGTGAAAAATCAGGAGAATAGGGAGACAAATAAACCAACCTGGCCCCCACAGCTTCAATCGCCCACTTTTTGTATTTCACTCAAGCGAGAACCGCTATAGGTAGGAGGTAGGGGGGAGATGAGGGAGATAAGGGAGAAATTGTTACTTAATACTCACAACGGGCTAAACGCGCCGCTGCCGCTAACACAACTCAGCACTAAACCAGATTATCTCCTGCTGGCTGACTAATAACTAATCGCAAAACTGATAAGCCTAAAATTATCAAAAAAAGTACAAGTCCAATTGTGCAGGCGTAGCTAATTTCTAAATCACTAAAGGCTCGCTCATATAGATAGTAAACAATTGTTTTCGAGCTATTGAGCGGCCCGCCTTGAGTCATAATGTAAACTTCTTCAAATACCTTGGTGGCAGAAATTGCCGAAATTACAGCTACTAGAGCTAAATAAGGTTTCATTAAGGGAATTGTCACATCCCAATGTTTGCGAATCCCATCTGAGCCATCAATGGCGGCGGCTTCGTACACATCAGCCGGAATTGATTGCAACCCAGCTAAATAAATCACCATATAGTAGCCAAGTCCTTTCCATATCGTCACAGCCATGACACTGGCAAGAGAAATTGGCACAATGCCGAAAACTTTAGCGGAAGTGGTGAGCCAGGGAATACCATCTGGCAAACCAAAGGTTTTGAGCAATTGATTGAGTAAGCCATTTTCTGCATATAGCCATTTCCAAGCTATACCTGCAACCACCATAGAAATTACCACTGGTGTATAGTAGGCGGCTCTAAACCAATTAATTGCGCGGAGTTTTTGATTAACTAAAATTGCCAACCCTAAAGGCGCAATCACCAAAATAGGTACTACACCGACAAGATAAAGAAATGTATTTTCTAAAGTTTTCCAAAAAACGGCATCTTTCCACAATCGGAGGAAGTTAGTAAAACCTATCCATTGCGGTGGTTGGCTCAAGTCTTCGTAGCTGGTAAAACTGAGGTAAAACGCTTGCAATGCTGGCCAAAAGACAGTCAAACCCAACAAAATCAAAGCAGGTAGCAAGAACAGATAAGGAGTTAGCCGTCCTTTGATGAGTATCCAATCTTTAGCCGTCAATTGATTCATAAAAGCGTTTTTCATCAGTAGATAGCAAAGCTAATTCATATTAACAGGGAGCGGGGAGTGGAGAAGATGTGGTTCGACTACGCGGGAGTTTCGACTTCGCTCAACTCCCGCGTAGTCGAAACTCAACTCTCGCGGAGTCGAGATTCACCAGCCGGGGGAGGGGGGAAACTAGGGAATAAAGAAAACTGTTTACTATGAACTATGGACTAATGACTAATGACAAATTGTTATGCTATATTAAACGTAGTCGTTATGAGTTCGTATATATATCATGTCTAACCCAACTGTAGAAAACTTAGTAATTATCGGTTCTGGGCCAGCAGGGTACACGGCGGCTATCTATGCGGCGAGAGCTAACCTGAAACCTTTGGTATTTGAAGGTTTTCAAGCTGGGGGTTTGCCTGGCGGACAGCTAATGACAACGACTGAAGTAGAGAACTTTCCAGGGTTTCCTCAAGGTATTACTGGGCCAGAATTAATGGATCGGATGAAGGCTCAGGCGGAGCGCTGGGGGGCTGAGTTATATACTGAAGATGTGACATATGTTGATTTAAGTCAGCGTCCATTCACTGTGCGCTCCGATGAAAGGGAAGTTAAGGCGCATAGTATTATTATTGCCACTGGTGCAACAGCAAGACGTTTGGGTCTACCTAGTGAGCATCAATTTTGGAGTCACGGAATTTCCGCTTGTGCAATTTGTGATGGTGCAACCCCCATTTTCCACGGTGCAGAATTGGCTGTAATTGGTGCTGGCGACTCGGCGGCGGAAGAGTCAATTTATTTAACTAAATACGGCTCGAAAGTTAATTTGTTGGTGCGTTCTGAGAAAATGCGGGCTTCTAAAGCTATGCAAGACCGCGTTTTGAGTAACCCCAAAATCACAGTGCATTGGAACACAGAAGTTGTGGATGTGTTTGGTAATGGTCACATGGATGGGGTACAAGTCCGCAATAGCAAAACTGGGGAAGAAACTAAGCTGCAAGTCAAAGGTTTGTTCTACGCTATTGGTCACACTCCTAACACATCCTTATTTAAGGGACAACTGGAACTGGATGAAATTGGTTATGTTGTAACTAAACATGGTTCACCAGAAACTAGTGTAGAAGGTGTGTTTGCAGCTGGTGATGTACAAGACCATGAGTATCGCCAAGCAATTACGGCTGCGGGTAGTGGATGCGCGGCGGCGTTGTTGGCGGAACGTTGGTTATCTGCTAGTGGTTTGATTCAAGAGTTCCATCAAGAACCAACAATAAATAATGAGTTAGAACATCAGCCAGAAGCGCAGAAAACCGAGGCTGAACAAGCGGCGGAATTTGATTTGCAAGCAACACGCCATGCTGGTGGTTATGCTCTAAGGAAATTATTCCATGAAAGCGATCGCCTACTAATTGTTAAATACGTTTCTCCGGGTTGTGGGCCTTGCCATACCCTTAAGCCGATATTAAATAAGGTAGTCGATGAATTTGACGGCAAAATTCACTTTGTGGAAATTGACATCGACAAAGACCGTGATATTGCCGAAAATGCCAACGTAACCGGAACACCAACTGTCCAGTTTTTCAAGGATAAAGAACTGGTAAAAGAAGTCAAAGGTGTGAAGCAAAAGAGTGAATATCGTCAGTTGATTGAGAGTAACCTTTAGAGACTGGGTATTGGGGATTGAGAAATAGCATTCTAACTGTATTATCTCATCCCCATACCTGTTATTTAATGTTTACTACAGACTTAAAAACTTAGGCAATAGCATATTCTGTGTGTTGCCTAACATTAGGTGGGTGAATCCTAAAACAATTTTATCTTTGGGAATACCTGCGGCTACTAATTCATCCGCTACGCCTTCTTGGGAGGAACGCAGTGAGGTTGGGTAAAAAATGTGCGATGGCTACGCCCACCACAAGCATCGTTAAAAACCAGATTTAAGGACTGCGAACTTTGTATAATCCCTTTCAAGAGTTGTTTTGAAGAGTATTCATGAAAAATCTCGCACCAGATATTTTTAGACAACGACTGCTCATTGAGGGTTTTTACGTAACTGATATGAGCGAAGAAGTGTTAGAAAAGTATCTTTTGAGTATTGCCGAACATCTCAATCTTCGTACATATGGCAAACCGATTATTTTCTCACCAGCATCAGGAATGGGACGCGAGGAAAATGCAGGATACGATGCTTTTGTACCTTTGATTGATTCTGGTATTTCAGCCTATGTTTGGAGTAGTGTCCAGTTCTTCTCAATTGTGATCTACACTTGCAAGGGTTTTGATGAACAGGCAGCGATTGAATTTACACGAAATTACTTTGCAGTATCCGGGGAAATAGCCAGCACATCCTTCTGAAACAGTCTAATTAAACACAATCTGCCAGTTAGGCAGATTGAATTGATACTATTTTGAAACACTTAGGCAATAGCATACCCTGTGTGTTGCCTAACATTAGGCGGGTGAAATCCTAAGACAATTTTATCTTTGGGAATACCTGCGGCTACTAATTCATAAGTCACACCATCTTCTGTGTCGTCCCTTTGCACCCAAATTTTGCCATCAATAATGTCAAGATGAACTAAACAACCGTGGATTCTTTTGACACCATCCCAACCTAAAGTTACAAGCAAATAACTGTCATTTTGACTATCAAATATAGTCTTGCACTCAATGGATGCGTAAGAATAAGGGATTTGTGTATAGGGCAGTAATACAGCTTTAATAATATGCCGATAATTTTCTAAGTTATCCATTGGATAATCCTCTCAGTTTCTGGATTAAACACAAGTAATTTTAGACTTTCAGCTTCTATTAAAAGTGTACCAATTGGTTCTTCAAATAAAGCTGTAAAAACACTGTCGCGCACAGCTAGATATAAGGTTCTTTCTGGTTCTAGACGATTAATAACAGCACGATACATTATAAACCCACCAATAGCATCTTTGAGGTCTGCCATTTCTGAAGGACTAACAAAACTTTTAATTTCTACAGCGATTTTTCTACTTCCTTGTTCTGCTGCTAAAAGTTGTTTAGCCCCTAAATCTACATACATATCTTTTTGCCCCCATTTTAAATGTAGGGGGTCATCTGTAATTATCCATCCTTCTTGAATTAGGGCATTCTTAACAGCTTCATGATAAATATCTCTTGCAGGCATATTTTGGTAAAGTAATCATATTTATTTAGCTCATCTCTACCAAATTACAATCATTTACACAGTTCCCAGTCCCCAATCTTTACTTTGATATGTAAAATGGTCAGCGTATCTTGCGCTATGCAGGCGATCGCTCATGACCATAATTAAACGTCAGTTGCCTAAATTGGGACTCTTTGTCAAAAATCCCAACCTTTCCCACAAATTAATGTTAATTGGGTTAGCCATGACCCTGTTTTTCATCTTCCTAGCATTCTTTGCACCTGTATTTCAGGCTTTGGGATGGCTACAAGATCCCACAAAATTCCTCAACAATGATCCTCAAGTACCACCATCGGCTCAACACTTGTTTGGTACTAGTCTTTTAGGACATGATGTATTTTCCCGCACCATATTTGGCGCTCAAGCAGCATTAAAAGTAGTGATTTTAGCTACAGCATTAAGTATGTTGATTGGTGTGCCTTTAGGGATGGTAAGCGGCTATCTGGGTGGTAAGTTAGATAAGCTGCTACTATTTATTATGGATAGTATTTATACTTTACCTGGGCTGTTACTGTCAGTAACATTAGCATTTATAGTAGGTAGGGGAATATTAAATGCTGCGATCGCAATTAGTATTGCATATATTCCCCAATACTATCGCGTTGTCCGTAACCACACCGTTAGCGTCAAAACCGAAGTCTTCATCGAAGCCGCGCAAGCAATGGGTGCTTCTACTTGGACTGTGCTATCTAAGTATCTATTTTTCAACGTTATTCAAAGCGTACCTGTACTTTTCACCCTCAACGCCGCCGATGCAATTTTGGTACTAGGCGGTTTAGGCTTTTTAGGGCTAGGATTACCGGAGGATGTTCCAGAATGGGGCTACGATTTAAAACAAGCTCTAGAAGGACTACCGACTGGGATTTGGTGGACTACACTTTTCCCTGGTTTAGCAATGACATTGATGGTGGTAGGGTTATCACTACTTGGTGAAGGGCTAAATGAATTTGTCAATCCGCGTTTGCGGGGAGAAAATCGGAAGTAGTCATGAGTCATTAGATTTTTGACTGTTGACTATGGACTGTGGACTATTGACTTTAGATATTACTGAGAGATTAAAGTGAAAGATAACATTTCGTTAATAGCGGCGGCGGCTGGTGGGTTTATGCTTTCTGTGGCGCTGGCGGGAATTTTAAAAGGTGCGCCAGTTACAGTTGCACAGGAAAATTCTAGTTTTCGTACTAGCTTTGTTACAGATTTAAGAGTTACAAGCAAAAAAACAGATAACTTAGAATTTTCAGGGCCAGCAGCACCAAAAAGCTAAAGCTCGTAGTAAGGACTTTAGTCCTTATAATCTTATATAGCGGTGTTGAGGCGCACAAATCATGCTTTTCGTGACAGATAATCTCGAAATATGCGCCTAACACACCGATGATTTTATTTTCACTCAATAAATAACCTTTTAAGCTTCTATTTACTAATTAGCTCTGTATTTCGTCAAGTCATGTGTTATACATGATAAGTGTTATTACTGTAGGGCTGATGTCTGATTCTCAACCTTCTACCTCTTCTAACGCTAATCCCTTGGATTACTTTGAGCTAGATTTATTGAAGCAGGAATATTTTTTCCTGCAAAATACTATTGAAGACTACAATAAGCAGATTTGGGCAATTAAAGCCCTTGGTATCACTGGAACTGGTGCTGTAATTGTCTTAGCACTGCAACAGAACAAGAGTGTACTGGCTTTGGTTGGCTGCGCTATTCCTATCTTTTTTTGGGTTTTAGAAAGTCAGTGGAAACATTTTCAGCGTGGCTTTTATCCCCGTGTTGGCGAAATTGAAAAAATCCTCTTGGAAAGCTGCAAATTAAGAGGGCCTGCTATCTTTAATAGCTGGAGTTATTCATTGAAACGGGTTACTGTTCCCAAACGTAAAGGTTATATTTGGGACGGTTTGCTCAATCCCACCGTCTTTATCAGTTACGTTTTAGAAATTGTTTTTCTCCTAATTGCTTGGAAGGTAATCCCCTTAATTTGAGGCTGGTTAATAAGGAATTTTCTCAATGGCTCAAACACTGACATGGCTACATCTTTCAGACCTCCATGCTTGTAAACCTAAGACTGGTTGGGATGCTAGACGAGTGACTGATACTCTCTGCAAGGATCTAAAAAAAATGCAGGAGAGGTATGAGTTAAGACCGGATTTGATTTTCTTTACAGGTGATGCCGCGTATGGTCACATCGGAAATAGTGATGGAAAATCAATAACCGAGCAATTTCGTGAAGCTCATGATTTCTTAACAGCCGTTCGAGAATCTTTTGAGCCAGCCATTGAGCAAAGAAACCTTTTTCTTGTACCGGGTAATCATGACGTTAATCGAACTAAAATATCTAGGTTTGAGAAACAAGTATTAGAGAGTATTACCTCACTTGATGAAATTACTAGTATTGTCAAAGATGCTGGTATAGATTGGCAAAGAATCAAGATTCGGTTAGAAGATTATGCTCACTTTCTCGAAACTTATGGTTATGACCATTTACTTACAGGAAGAGAGCATTTAATTTATGCCGATGCTCGTGAAGTGGCGGGTTTGCGTGTTGGTATTGCTGGTTTTAACTCTGCTTGGTCATCATCAGGAGCAGGTCGTTCAGAAGCAGGTAAATTATGGATGGCTGGTAGGTTTCAGTTGGAAACTCTGCTGAGTAAACTTCCAAAAAACGATTTTGCTATTGCCCTTTTACATCATCCTGCAAATTGGTTAGTTCCTGAAGAAAACCCAACTTTTGGTAGGCAGTTAGAACGAGATTTCCCTTTTGTATTACATGGGCATGAACATCAGGATTTTGTTCGCCCTAATGCTTCAAACGGACACACCATTATTTCCACAGGTGCTTGTCATGAATGGTCTGATAGTAAAAATAATGGTTATAACTTTGTGCGGCTTGACTTTGCACAAGGAACTGGTGAAGTTTGGTTGCGCCAGTACGATTCTACAGGGGCGGGTTGGATTCCTAGCGTTATTTATGGGCAAACAGATGATTTAGGATGTTGGAATCTAACACATTTAAAGCCTTGGATAGAAAATTTATGTAGTTCTGTTTCTGCAAAAAAAAACTCTAACTCTGCTGTAGAAGTATCAATAAATAATAATTCGATTGAGATTACTCCTGAGAGTAAAGATGACCCAGCAGCAGATTATGAAGTTCGTTATCGTCAAGCTGTGGTTAATAAGTTAGATTATGTACAGCTTTTCGGGATTGAAGTACCCAAGGAGTCTAAAGAATATTCACTGACTGTTGCTTATGTATCTTTGAATTTGTCCGATGAAGATGAGGAGATTACAGAAGCAGAAGAATTAGAAGGTGATATTAACGAACTAACAGCACAAGATGCAAATACATTTCCAGCAGAGGAGGTTTTCGATAATCTTTGTGTGAAAAAGCGTTTGCTGATACGTGGAGTCGCTGGTAGTGGAAAAACAACCCTTTTGCGTTGGGCGGCTGTGCAATCTGCTAAAGATGAACCAGTTTCTAGAGACAGAGCAAAACAAAAATTACCATTAATTAAGTCTTCATTGAGTCAGTTTGATGGTGAGGCTGATACTCAATTTGCAGATAATTCTGGTGACTGGCGAGAAAAAATTCCCTTTATTATTCGCTTGCGGGATTACACTAAAGGTCAGTTGCCACGACCTAGCACATTTCCTGTTTTACTAGCAAAAGAACTACCTGATCCTCCTGCTAATTGGATGGATGATGTTTTAAACAGTGGTCGTGCTTTGGTGATGTTTGACGGTGTAGATGAAGTTCCCCAGCAAGTGCGGGATGAAACTATGCGGGAAATCCGTCAATTAATTAATACTTACCCAGATAATTACTATGTGGTGACAACACGCCCTGAAGCAGTTGAACGAAAAGAGTTTATTGAACTTGGGTTTGAATCCGCGCGGGTTGAACCGATGACCCCTGTTGATCGGGATACCTTCATTGATAAGTGGCATGATGCGATGGAGGTTCGGTTACGAAATTGGAACGAACCAGCCGATTTACGACCTTTGGCTAAACGCTTAAAGCAGCGCCTTGAAGCTAACTCTACTGTGGCTCGATTAACCAGTAATCCTTTGCTTTGTGCTGTAGTTTGTGCGCTTCATCGGGCAAGAAATGAGAACCTTCCAGAAACACCTGTTGATTTATGCGAAAAGCTGTGTGAGATGCTGCTAGATCGCCGGGATAAAGAGCGATCGCGTTTTGAAGACCAAAAATGGATTAATAAAGCGTATAGAGGCTTAGAATTTCGGGTTCGTAAAGGATTGCTGTCTCAACTTGCTTTCCACATGGTTAGTTCAGGTTTATCTGCAATTACTGTGGCTGAAGCCCAACAACAAATTACTCAAGCTTTAGAAAGTTACAAGCTTTCTAATATTAAAGCTGCCGATATTCTTCAAGCACTTGTAGAACGTAGTGGAATGCTTCAGGTATTGGGTGAGCAAGTTGAATTTCTGCACAATACTTTAAAAGAGTTTCTCGCAGCCGAACGTTTTGTTAATATCGGTGATGTTCAGACATTAGCAAATCATACTGATGAAGCTTCCTGGCAACCTGTGATTTTATTTGCTGTTGCGTTACCACGAGATGGTTCTAGCTTTGCTACTGACCTTGTAAGAGCAATTCGTAAAAAAGTTTCTTTAGATGCTCCCGCTAAAGCACGGTCGAAAAAAGACCGAGTAGAAGCTGCAAAAATTAGGACACAGCAGTTTTTTTTCCTTCGGTGTTACACAAATGCCTACCAGCTAAATAATTCAGAAATTACTGAAGCTTTTACCCAGTTATCAAAACAGCTTTTACCACCTCAAAATATAACGGATGCAGTAGCCTTAGCATCCTGTGGTGAAGCTATCATACCTTATCTTAAAAATCGAACAGGCTGGAAAGCACCAGACCGTGCAGCTTGTGTGCGAATGCTGGGATTAATTGGTGATCAAAGAGCTAACGAGCTTCTGAAAGAGTTTTTAGATGATAAGACTCTCACAGTTGCTCAAGAATTAGCCAACTTTGTTGATGATTGGAGTCAAATATCACTCATTAGACAACAAGTTGAAGAATATGGGCTTCTTCCAATTTCAATTCCTAGAAAATTAGGTGCATTAAATCCATTGTCCAATTTAACCAACCTCAAAAAGTTAAATCTTTGGGGAACACAAGTGAGGGATATTTCGGCTCTGTCCCACCTGACCAACCTTACAAATATTACTCTTCTAGAAACACAGGTGAGCAATATTTCGGCTCTTTCCAACCTGACCAACCTTACATCGCTCTATCTTAAGGGAACGCAGGTGAGGGATATTTCCTCTCTGGCTCACCTGACTAACCTCACAATCTATCGATGAGGCTAATAATCCCACAAAATGAGGATAAAAACCTATGATGCCTCTACCTTAGATAAAGTGTAGCTGTGAGTGTCACCCAAGAATACTAAAAAAACGATCGCTCGCTCTTCCCCTCCCCAACCGATCGCCTACAGTGGACGTTAGGTGCGATCGCAATATAATCTTAATAATCCTGGTTCTGAGTGATAAATCACTTACTACGAACTAAA
Above is a genomic segment from Nostoc sp. MS1 containing:
- a CDS encoding slipin family protein; translation: MWKTFYIKPNEVGILYHRSDFKKILQPGTYTYFGRHWRVTTYDLNKPEAYIENLELLVRNHASELQEYLLIVRTAFNQAALVRLGQSWVSVKPNQLRAFWRGFIEVQAHFFNLEEGLELPAEFVRQVRGIALDGIKRFHILEYEIGLLYVQNNFSRPLETGEYAFWSVDQDVSVRSFSRIIPNPELPLEEILIEQHPDFVEAYCQIVQLQTQQVAIARYQGKVIAILPPTSRKLFWRGVEVEVIDISNDAKLPTRLIAELVSGLPEVLVLSRNYLHICEVPTQHVGLLYVNQEFQAQLPSGKHAWWLFGRSVRTEVFDLRYSILEVAGQDILSKDKVPLRLNLTAGYRILDPLRAKNGLSDIPNYLYKELQFALRGAVGERTLDALLEDKGAIDSSIFEYIRQKTADYGIEIDSVGVKDIILPGEIKTILSKVVEAEKAAQANVIRRREETAATRSMLNTAKVMEDNPVALRLKELEVLERIAEKIEKIQVNGSLDNILTELIRINRN
- a CDS encoding YdeI/OmpD-associated family protein, which encodes MPNFDNQLQTFQAANRQEWREWLERNYQSAIGIWLVYYKVKSGKPSIRYSEAVKEALCFGWIDSKVKSLDEDSYMQIFTPRKPKSVWSKLNKQYIQELIDQGLMAEAGLAKIAVAKQDGSWNTLDAIEALIIPDDLQQALAANAIANQYFAGLSNSTKKNILSWIASAKRPETRLRRIEQTIDSVAQNKIPKL
- a CDS encoding RNA 2'-phosphotransferase; protein product: MNQERQVKISKFLSKHLRHTPERLGLVLAPGGWVAIDELLSACQSHRFPISHAELKQVVANNDKQRFSFDETGTKIRANQGHSVEVDLQLQPQLPPTILYHGTGEKSVPAILQSGLLKMSRHHVHLSTDVETARKVGMRHGKPVIFTIDAMVMYQAGFTFYCSDNGVYLVDHVPSEYLHVMN
- a CDS encoding carbohydrate ABC transporter permease produces the protein MNQLTAKDWILIKGRLTPYLFLLPALILLGLTVFWPALQAFYLSFTSYEDLSQPPQWIGFTNFLRLWKDAVFWKTLENTFLYLVGVVPILVIAPLGLAILVNQKLRAINWFRAAYYTPVVISMVVAGIAWKWLYAENGLLNQLLKTFGLPDGIPWLTTSAKVFGIVPISLASVMAVTIWKGLGYYMVIYLAGLQSIPADVYEAAAIDGSDGIRKHWDVTIPLMKPYLALVAVISAISATKVFEEVYIMTQGGPLNSSKTIVYYLYERAFSDLEISYACTIGLVLFLIILGLSVLRLVISQPAGDNLV
- the trxB gene encoding thioredoxin-disulfide reductase; the encoded protein is MSNPTVENLVIIGSGPAGYTAAIYAARANLKPLVFEGFQAGGLPGGQLMTTTEVENFPGFPQGITGPELMDRMKAQAERWGAELYTEDVTYVDLSQRPFTVRSDEREVKAHSIIIATGATARRLGLPSEHQFWSHGISACAICDGATPIFHGAELAVIGAGDSAAEESIYLTKYGSKVNLLVRSEKMRASKAMQDRVLSNPKITVHWNTEVVDVFGNGHMDGVQVRNSKTGEETKLQVKGLFYAIGHTPNTSLFKGQLELDEIGYVVTKHGSPETSVEGVFAAGDVQDHEYRQAITAAGSGCAAALLAERWLSASGLIQEFHQEPTINNELEHQPEAQKTEAEQAAEFDLQATRHAGGYALRKLFHESDRLLIVKYVSPGCGPCHTLKPILNKVVDEFDGKIHFVEIDIDKDRDIAENANVTGTPTVQFFKDKELVKEVKGVKQKSEYRQLIESNL
- a CDS encoding S-adenosylmethionine decarboxylase encodes the protein MKNLAPDIFRQRLLIEGFYVTDMSEEVLEKYLLSIAEHLNLRTYGKPIIFSPASGMGREENAGYDAFVPLIDSGISAYVWSSVQFFSIVIYTCKGFDEQAAIEFTRNYFAVSGEIASTSF
- a CDS encoding XisI protein yields the protein MDNLENYRHIIKAVLLPYTQIPYSYASIECKTIFDSQNDSYLLVTLGWDGVKRIHGCLVHLDIIDGKIWVQRDDTEDGVTYELVAAGIPKDKIVLGFHPPNVRQHTGYAIA